In Methanothermobacter tenebrarum, the sequence AATGGGTCTACTTTTTTTATGGTGAATTCATTTTCTATAGACGTGGATATGTTAGCAAATTCCATTTTTTTGAATCCTTCAATGATTAGGAAATCTATTTCCTCTATAAATGGGATGGTTGATATTATCCATTTAATGTCCTTTTCTTTGGGCGTGAGGAAAAATGTCTCTTTTCCCGCTCCTGTGACTATCTTTGCCCCTGCCTTCCGGTGTCTTTCCGTGTCTTTACCTGGAAAGTCGAAGCTTCCATGGGTATGCTTTATTGTCCCAACCTTGTAGCCTTTATTGGTTAATCCTTTTATTAACCTCGTTACGAGTGTTGTTTTGCCAGTGTCTTTTGTACCTATTATGCTAAGTATCCTCATAGGGTCACCAGGACAAAGGTTTATTTTTAGATAAAGATAAATTTTTCTCCATCAACTAAAAAATTTTAAGGACGTCTATGAAGAAGAAAATAGAAATTATCCTGGATGGTCAGAGGATTAGAGTGGATGAGGGTAAGAGTACTTTGGACGCTGCCCTGGAAAACAATATATACATACCTCATCTTTGTTTCAGGCCGGGGTTTGATGCTTTTGGTGCTTGTAGGTTATGCCTAGTTGAGACTTCTGATGGCAGGCTTGTAACTGCATGTGAAACCCCAGCAGAGGATGGTATGGATGTAATATCCGACTCTGATAGGTTAGATCGGATCAGGAAGGTTACAGCCTCCTTGTTGATAAAGGGACATGTCGGGGATTGTCTCAAATGCCCTGAATCAGGAGAATGTAAATTAGAGGCTGTATCCTCTTATCTTGGCATTAATGACGAGAATTTGGCAAAACTGAGGGAATTTAAAATTGACGATTCAATTGATGATTCCAACCCATTCTTCCTAAAGGATAATGGTAAATGCATACTTTGCGGTTTATGCGTCCAATCCTGTGATACTATAGGTGTCAATGCAATAGATTTCACATTTAGAGGCGCCAAAACCAAGATTAGTACATTCATGGACAAACCCTTAATGGACTCTATTTGTGTATCTTGTGGCGAATGCGTTGAAACCTGCCCAGTAGGGGCCCTTGTAAAAAAATCAGAGAAGCCATCAAGGGAAGTTAAAACAGTATGCCCCTATTGTGGTGTGGGTTGCGGAATTTACCTTGGAATCAGGGGTGATAGGATCGTTAGTGCACGTGGGGACCCTGAAAACCCGGTTAACAATGGAAGACTTTGTGTTAAGGGCAGATTCGCCCTAAACTTCGTTAAGAATGTTGAAAGATTGGGGAAACCTCTCATAAGGGAAGATGGCGAGTTCAAAGAGGTTGAATGGGATGAGGCCATTTCGTTCATAGCAGATAAACTTTCAAAATACACTGGAGATGAATTCGCAGCTATAGCCTCTGCAAAGTGTACTAATGAAGAAAATTATCTGCTGCAAAAATTTACAAGGACCGTGATGAAATCCAATAATATAGACCATTGCGCAAGACTCTGTCATGCCCCCTCCCTCGTAGCTTTAAGTGAAAGCCTCGGGAGTGGAGCCATGACCAATTCAATCAACGAACTTAAACACAGCAATTGTATCCTAGCAATTGGAACCAACACAACAGAAACCCATCCTGTAATCGCATATAAGGTTATAGAGGCTGTTAAAAACGGTTCAAAACTTATAGTAGTTAATCCCACGAGGATAGAACTTGTAAGACACGCTGACATCTATTTAAGGAATAAACCAGGTACTGACGTTCCCCTAATCATGGGAATGTGCAAAGCCATACTAGACGAGAACCTCATAAACTATAAGTTCATAAAGGAAAAAACTGAAGGTTTTGAATCATTCAAAAAATATCTCTATGATCTTAAATGGGATGAAATAGAATCAGTAACGGGCATACCCCGTGATGATATCAGAGAGGCTGCTATACTCTATGCATCTTCCCCTACCGCTTCAATAATCTATGCCATGGGCATAACCCAACATGTTAATGGAACAGATAATGTGTTTGCACTTAGCAATCTTGCACTTTTAACCGGTAACCTTGGCAGGGCCAACACTGGTATCAACCCATTAAGGGGGCAGAATAACGTCCAGGGAGCCTCCGATATGGGTGCTCTGCCAGATCTGTACCCAGGTTACCAATCAATTGATGATGCGAGGGAAAAATTCGAAAAAAAATGGCAATGTAAACTCCCCAGGGAAAAAGGGGTGATATTGCTTGAAATTTTTGAAAATGCATGCAAGGGTAAAATAAAAGCATTGTATATCATGGGTGAGAATCCAATTTTAAGCGAACCAGATATAAAGAATGTGAAAAAAGCCCTTGAAACTATTGAATTTTTAATTGTACAGGACATATTCCCCACTGAAACTTCAAAATTTGCAGATGTTATTTTACCGGCTTGTTCATTCGCAGAAAAGGATGGCACATTCACAAATACTGAAAGAAGAGTCCAATTAATAAGGTCCGCTGTTAGACCACCAGAGGATGCTAAACCCGACTGGTGGATCATATGCAAGATCGCTGAGAAAATGGGAGCCCCTGGTTTCGAATTCGAAAATCCACGGGAAATATTCGATGAGATAAGGGAAGTTGTACCAGCATATAAGGGCATATCATATAATAGATTAGAAAATGGGGGAATCCAATGGCCCTGTAAGAGTAGAGAGGATCCTGGGACCGATTTTCTTTATAAGGATGGTTTCACAGTTGAAAATGGTAGGGCGAAATTCATTTTACCCTCATTCAGGTTATTTGAAACTCCTGATAAAGATTATCCTTTTATACTCATTACTGGTAGAAGTTTATATCAGTATCATACAAGGACCATGACAAGTAAAATCAAGGGCCTTGGAGAATTTAAGGACTGGAAGTTCCTTGAGATGAATCCTATTGATGGAGAGAAGCTAGGGGTCCGTGAGGGCGATTTTGTTTTGGTTAAATCGAGGCGAGGCGTCGTCAAGACAAGGGTAAAATTCAATGAAGCTTTAATGGAGGGTGTT encodes:
- the mobB gene encoding molybdopterin-guanine dinucleotide biosynthesis protein B, giving the protein MRILSIIGTKDTGKTTLVTRLIKGLTNKGYKVGTIKHTHGSFDFPGKDTERHRKAGAKIVTGAGKETFFLTPKEKDIKWIISTIPFIEEIDFLIIEGFKKMEFANISTSIENEFTIKKVDPFSLKDEEFNRILQLIEKRTYGLLLGLNCGKCGFESCKEFARAKIRGDADDINCKSQFKKAMLRINGNPTPLNPFVQKIMSKTITGMVESLQREETEIDKIEIIIK
- the fdhF gene encoding formate dehydrogenase subunit alpha, which encodes MKKKIEIILDGQRIRVDEGKSTLDAALENNIYIPHLCFRPGFDAFGACRLCLVETSDGRLVTACETPAEDGMDVISDSDRLDRIRKVTASLLIKGHVGDCLKCPESGECKLEAVSSYLGINDENLAKLREFKIDDSIDDSNPFFLKDNGKCILCGLCVQSCDTIGVNAIDFTFRGAKTKISTFMDKPLMDSICVSCGECVETCPVGALVKKSEKPSREVKTVCPYCGVGCGIYLGIRGDRIVSARGDPENPVNNGRLCVKGRFALNFVKNVERLGKPLIREDGEFKEVEWDEAISFIADKLSKYTGDEFAAIASAKCTNEENYLLQKFTRTVMKSNNIDHCARLCHAPSLVALSESLGSGAMTNSINELKHSNCILAIGTNTTETHPVIAYKVIEAVKNGSKLIVVNPTRIELVRHADIYLRNKPGTDVPLIMGMCKAILDENLINYKFIKEKTEGFESFKKYLYDLKWDEIESVTGIPRDDIREAAILYASSPTASIIYAMGITQHVNGTDNVFALSNLALLTGNLGRANTGINPLRGQNNVQGASDMGALPDLYPGYQSIDDAREKFEKKWQCKLPREKGVILLEIFENACKGKIKALYIMGENPILSEPDIKNVKKALETIEFLIVQDIFPTETSKFADVILPACSFAEKDGTFTNTERRVQLIRSAVRPPEDAKPDWWIICKIAEKMGAPGFEFENPREIFDEIREVVPAYKGISYNRLENGGIQWPCKSREDPGTDFLYKDGFTVENGRAKFILPSFRLFETPDKDYPFILITGRSLYQYHTRTMTSKIKGLGEFKDWKFLEMNPIDGEKLGVREGDFVLVKSRRGVVKTRVKFNEALMEGVTFMSFHFAPVNRLTSSVRDPLSGMPALKVSCVDLIPQ